Proteins encoded by one window of Drosophila melanogaster chromosome X:
- the CG15719 gene encoding uncharacterized protein, isoform D, with the protein MAPNRKDGKKNITEKQEAKMLAEAGGKSASDSDASDTEWQMVQFVDDPNVLRVAIIACPEVTLGFLLCGVGYQKDRFRNYMMVESETPQEDVEQFFLTVYRRSNIGIVIIDYDTVKRLRTMMQRCSQLLPVLVTVPNKSSLITYLDKKERNRRLRQRDAY; encoded by the exons ATGGCACCCAATCGCAAGGACGGAAAGAAGAATATTACGGAAAAGCAGGAAGCGAAAATGTTAGCCGAAGCTGGTGGAAAATCGGCCAGTGATAGCGATGCGAGCGATACCGAATGGCAAATGGTTCAATTTGTGGACGATCCGAATGTCCTGCGAGTTGCGATCATAGCTTGTCCT GAGGTGACCTTGGGCTTTTTACTGTGTGGCGTTGGCTATCAGAAGGATAGATTTCGCAACTATATGATGGTTGAGAGCG AGACGCCACAAGAGGATGTGGAGCAGTTCTTTCTCACGGTTTACAGGAGATCCAATATCGGCATTGTCATCATCGACTACGATACGGTGAAAAGGCTTCGTACCATGATGCAACGATGTTCTCAGCTGCTTCCCGTCCTGGTCACGGTGCCCAACAAATCCTCACTGATCACGTACTTGGACAAAAAGGAGCGAAATCGGCGACTTCGCCAGCGTGATGCCTATTAG